A window of Arcobacter acticola genomic DNA:
ACTTACTATACTATTCAATAATGATTATCAATACGAAGGATTTAAAATGATTGATTGTATAAAAAATAAAAATGACTTAGTAAAACCAACTGGTTGTACTTGTTAATAAAGGATTTGAAATGAGTGTATTAATTATTGGAGGAGATCAGATCTCTCAAATATCTTCAATGCTAGAGTCTTTAGGTGCTAAAACAATAAATCATTGGGATGCAAGAAAAAAGTCATCAGCTCCAAAGAAAAAAGTTCCATTAAATACTGATTGCATAGTAATGTTAACTTCTTTTTTAAATCACAATACTATGCTTAAATATAAAAATGAAGCAAAGAAGAAAAATATACCATTTATCTGTGCAAAAAGATCAATTTCTTGTGTGTATGAAGAAT
This region includes:
- a CDS encoding DUF2325 domain-containing protein; the encoded protein is MSVLIIGGDQISQISSMLESLGAKTINHWDARKKSSAPKKKVPLNTDCIVMLTSFLNHNTMLKYKNEAKKKNIPFICAKRSISCVYEEYVKIMGIKDCKECYANCNFGDKDVK